The Heliangelus exortis chromosome 26, bHelExo1.hap1, whole genome shotgun sequence genome window below encodes:
- the BACE1 gene encoding beta-secretase 1, which produces MAAAWPWLLLWLGAASLRAHPAPPRIRLPLRGGSALPPAPRARRAPEEAERGGSFVEMIDNLRGKSGQGYYVEMTVGSPPQKLNILVDTGSSNFAVGAAPHPFLRRYYQRQLSSTYRDLRKGVYVPYTQGKWEGELGTDLVTIPHGPNVTVRANIAAITESDKFFINGSNWEGILGLAYAEIARPDDSLEPFFDSLVKQTRVPNIFSLQLCGAGFSPNETEALAAVGGSMIIGGIDRSLYVGDIWYTPIRKEWYYEVIIVKLEINGQDLNMDCKEYNYDKSIVDSGTTNLRLPKKVFEAAVKSIKTASSTEKFPDGFWLGEQLVCWQVGTTPWHIFPVLSLYLMGEATNQSFRITILPQQYLRPVEDVATSQDDCYKFAISQSSTGTVMGAVIMEGFYVVFDRARKRIGFAVSACHVHDEFRTAAVEGPYLHPNMEDCGYNIPQTDESTLMTIAYVMAAICALFMLPLCLMVFQWRCFHCLRRDHDDFADDISLLK; this is translated from the exons ATGGCTGCCGCCtggccctggctgctgctgtggctgggggcGGCCTCCCTGCGCGCCCACCCGGCCCCGCCGCGCATCCGTCTGCCCCTGCGGGGGGGCTCGGCCCTGCCGCCCGCTCCCCGCGCTCGCCGGGCACCGGAGGAGGCCGAGCGGGGCGGCAGCTTCGTGGAGATGATCGACAACCTGCGGGGCAAGTCCGGGCAGGGCTATTACGTGGAGATGACGGTGGGCAGCCCCCCGCAGAAG ctgaacaTCCTGGTGGACACAGGGAGCAGCAACTTCGCTGTGGGAGCTGCACCTCACCCCTTCCTCAGGAGATACTACCAGCGGCAGCT GTCCAGCACCTACCGTGACCTGCGGAAAGGTGTGTACGTGCCCTACACCCAGGGCAAGTGGGAGGGGGAGCTGGGCACCGACCTCGTCACCATCCCCCACGGCCCCAACGTCACCGTCAGAGCCAACATCGCCGCCATCACCGAGTCAGACAAGTTCTTCATCAATGGCTCCAACTGGGAGGGGATCCTGGGGCTGGCCTACGCTGAGATCGCCCGG cctGATGACAGCCTGGAGCCCTTCTTTGACTCTCTGGTGAAGCAGACCCGGGTGCCCAACATCTTCTCCCTCCAGCTTTGCGGGGCAGGCTTCTCACCCAACGAGACAGAGGCCCTGGCAGCCGTGGGGGGCAGCATG atcATTGGTGGCATCGACCGCTCGCTGTACGTGGGTGACATCTGGTACACACCCATCCGCAAGGAGTGGTACTATGAGGTCATCATCGTCAAGCTGGAAATCAACGGGCAGGACCTCAACATGGACTGCAAAGAG TACAACTATGACAAGAGTATCGTGGACAGTGGGACCACCAACCTCAGGCTGCCAAAGAAGGTGTTTGAGGCTGCGGTGAAATCCATCAAAACGGCCTCTTCG ACGGAGAAATTCCCAGATGGCTTCTggctgggggagcagctggTTTGCTGGCAGGTCGGCACCACCCCCTGGCACATcttccctgtcctgtccctctACCTGATGGGGGAGGCCACCAACCAGTCCTTCCGGATCACCATCCTGCCCCAG CAATATTTGCGCCCCGTGGAGGACGTGGCCACCTCTCAGGACGACTGCTACAAGTTTGCCATCTCCCAGTCCTCCACCGGCACCGTCATGGGCGCCGTCATCATGGAGGGCTTCTACGTCGTCTTCGACCGCGCCCGCAAGCGGATCGGCTTTGCTGTCAGTGCCTGCCATG TGCACGATGAGTTCCGTACGGCGGCGGTGGAGGGGCCCTACCTGCACCCCAACATGGAGGACTGCGGCTACAACATCCCCCAGACGGACGAGTCCACCCTGATGACCATCGCCTACGTCATGGCCGCCATCTGCGCCCTCTTCATGCTGCCCCTCTGCCTCATGGTGTTCCAGTGGCGCTGCTTCCACTGCCTGCGCCGCGACCACGACGACTTCGCCGACGACATCTCCCTGCTGAAGtga